In Ornithodoros turicata isolate Travis chromosome 1, ASM3712646v1, whole genome shotgun sequence, the DNA window tttcgggctacAGCGACTCCAAGTCTGCTGAAGATTTCCTCGCCGACTTGAGTGCTTGCCAAACTGCCGTTGGAGCCACCGACGACGTCATTCTGCGTCGAGTACTTCCCGCAGCGCTGGTAAGCTCGGCTGCTTTGTGGCGTAGGTCCCAGCCCCCATTTCTCTCGATGGGCGTATTCAAGCAGCAGTTTCGGGACGAGTTCCTTCCCCGGACTATGTGATGCGTATGCGCGAAGAGCTTGCAGCCCGAACGCAGCATAGTGATGAGAGCCTTTTGGAATACATCCGGGCGATCCAGGAACTGTATCGGAGAGCGGACCCTCTCGTAGACGAAAAAGAGAAGGTGGCACGCGTTATCCGACAGTGCCACCCTCGGTTCAAGCCATATTTACGGGGTCGAAGTTTTACTTCCCTGTCGGAGTTAGCTATAGAAGCGCGCAGCATTCAGGCCGACCTGCTAGCTGAACTGCGTTACCGCACACCCCCTAGACCGGAGGAGACCCTTGAGCCTAGTTGTGCATGGGGCGGATCGGTACAGGCAACGTAGCTGCATCCCCGTTGGCCTGCAGGACCGAATAGCGGAGCGTCGGCAGGTCCTTCACACCGCTCACTCGATCCTTTTGCGTACGAGCAAAGGAACCAAGCGAGGCTTGTTGAGGAGACTTCGAGGAGCGCAGGACAGACCGGTAGCGAACGTCGCCGAACGTCAGGATACCGGCGTAACGACAGGATTGAGGGATCAACCCCACCGCTCTCTAATGGACTAAACGTTGGGAGACCGCGTTGTTACGGTTGCGGGCAACACGGACACATCCGTCGGGACTGCCCACATCGTACTTTGGCCACCCCGGAAAGAACCCCCCAGGGAAACTCGGAACGCCGACAGCGGTAACCGCAGATTACGAATTCCCGTCGTCGGCCGGAGCGAACATCGATAAGAGGCAAGTTACTTCTAACCGTGCTATCTTTTCTGATAATACAGTGGCCTTGGTCCCGCTTGCGTGCCGATTGCAAGATGACATCTGCAACATTGGACCTTTCATCGTGGTGCGCGTTTTGGGCAAAGACGTTGCAGGTTTGGTGGACACCGGAGCAGCTGTTTCCCTGATCGGCGACACCATCCACGACTGGTGCCGGGAGCGGAACATCTCGGTACGGACGACCAGGACTCGCCTCTGATGCGGTTGTACCTGCCGGTGGCGCGGTACGCCTTACCTTGACTGTCGATGGATATCGGGTCAGACAACGCTTTGTTTACCTTCCTGGACTGGCAGGAGCAATGATCCTGGGGCGTGACTTCATTACCTGGATGGGACTTGTCCTGGACTTGCGTCGCGGAGGCTACCAGCATGCATGCAGCAGTACCTTCTACCCATTCCTGGAGTGGACAACCCCTGGTGCGGACCAACGCCGGACTGGTGAGGGAACCCAGGACGACTGCTCAAAGCGAAACCGGGAACCGACTGGCAACAGCGATGAACCTAAGCAGCAAGCCGCTCGAGTACTTCGCGGCGCTGGACAATCACTGCCCGTTGGACAGCATCACGGAACGGGATACCAAACGCCTGTAGTTGCAACTGCTGTCTTGCATTGGGGTCTGCAAGGGTTTTCTGGAACCTCAGAGCAACGAGAAATGCTGGAGCAAGCATTGCTACCCTTTTCCCGGATGTTTACGGAAAAACCAGGTTTGACCGAAGTCTTGGAACACGGCATAGAcaccggcgacgcaaggcctTGGAGATGCAACCCGCGGCCGCTTAGCGTCCACAAGCGCAAGTTGCTCGATGCTGCGCTGAACGAAATGATCGAGACGGGTGCTGTTCGACCCTCGCGCAGCCCGTGGGCCTTTCCGGTGGTACTCGCTCCGAAGAAAGATGGAACCGCAAGGTTATGCGTGGACTACCGCCGGTTGAACGAGGTGACGGTGAGAGATTCGTATCCATTTCCCTCTATAGACTCGATCATGTACACGTTGGGATCAGCCCGCGTGTTTACAATCTTGGACTGCAGTCGAGGATTCCTGCAGATACCGATAGCACCTCATGATGTCGAAAAGACAGCCTTCACCTGTCATAGGGGACTGTTTGAGTTCGTCCGGCTTCCCTTCGGACTGTCCAATTCCCCGGCTAGTTTTCAGCGTATGATGGACGAGGTGCTCGGCGATGCGAAGTACAACTTCGCCATGGCTTATatggatgacgtagtaattttttcacgttcattccaggaacacctttcaCACCTGAAAGTCGTGTTGAGACGTATGCAAGCTGCTGGGTTGACTGTCAATCCTCGAAAAATGCAGTTGGCGACTAACCGCATCGACCTCCTAGGGTTTACagtggagtccggcacggtcaggccgaacgaggacaagctgAAGGCTATCCTAGACTACCCTCGCCCGCAGGACGTAAagagcttgcagcgcttccttggtATGATTGGATTTTATAGACAATTCATACTGCGGTGTTCGGACATGACGCAGCCACTAACCTGGCTACTGCGGAAAGGTGCGCGCTGGTCATGGGGAGAAGCACAGGAGAATGCATTCTCCGCCCTGACGGAAGCGATAGCGCAGATCACCTGTCTGTATCTCCCAGATCTTAATCGCCCATTTGTAATGCAGACAGACGCGAGCGATTATGGACTGGGCGCAGTGTTATTACAAATGCACGAAGGTGAACTTCGGCCggtggcatttgcaagccgcACGCTGACATCACCTGATCGAAATTACACCGTTACAGAGAAAGAGTGCCTAGCTATCATGTTTGCACTGAATAAGTTTTACATGTATCTGGATGGTGCGAAATTTGCAATCCAgactgaccatcaggcactcACGTGGCTGAGTAGATTGA includes these proteins:
- the LOC135401563 gene encoding uncharacterized protein LOC135401563, yielding MPPRKKHDPDSDEDEPAPVAEDLLRQMASLCTLLTQQLGSSTPAAQPSPDTQLRLNLPVPTFSGYSDSKSAEDFLADLSACQTAVGATDDVILRRVLPAALWPWSRLRADCKMTSATLDLSSWCAFWAKTLQVWWTPEQLFP